The sequence AGGAGACCGTCTTCTTCCAGGCCGGTGGTCTCGCCCTGGTGTTGTGGGGCCGGGAGAAGCTGGCCGCCGACGCGGGCGTACCGGACACCGGCCCGGGCTGCCTGACGCTGGCGCAGAACGTCCGCTCCCGCGCCGAGGTCAACGCCGTGCTGGCCACGGCGGAGCGGGCCGGCGCGCGGATCACCCGCCCGGCGGCGGAGACCTTCTACGGCGGTTACGCCGGCTTCTTCACCGACCCGGACGGTCACGTCTGGGAGATCGCCTGGAACCCGGGCTTCCCGCTCGCCGAAGACGGCACGCTCACCCTGCCCGACTTCAGCTGAACACGGTGCGCCGCACCCCCCGGTGGCCGGCGCAGGCCTCGCGTCGCCCGCCGGTGAGGCTGACCGCGCCGTCGCGGCACTGCACCAGGTAGCCGCGCCCGGCCCAGAAGTTCTGCACGCAGTCGAAAAAGTCGCAGATCCGGTGGTCCGGCCGGCGGACGCGCTCGCCGCCGCAGAAGTCGTACCCCATGGGGTTGGTCGGGGCGCCGCAGCGCCGCTCGGCCGACGGCGCGGGTGCGGCCGGCGAGCGGCGGGGCTTCGCCGCGGCGGACGGCGCGGGCGCGGCGGCGCGGGGCGCGGCCACCCGCGCCGGTACCGGCGTGGCGGCCACGGCGACGTCGGAGCCGGGGCTGACCGGTGGGTCGGACTCGAAGAGGACCGCGGGCACGACCAGGGCGAGCGCGGCGGCGACGGCGACGGTGCGCCGGCCGCCGGGGATGCGCCCGGCGAGCCGGGCCTGCCCGGGGGTGGCGATCGCCGGCCGGAACGGCTGGGTCTGCTCGTGTTCGGCGATCAGCTCGTCGAGCTGCGCGATCACCGCGGCGCGCTGCTCGATGGCGTCGGCGAAGGCCAGGGTGAGGGTGAACCGGAAGTCGGCCGCCGCCGTGGGCGGCACCAGCAGGCCGCAGGTGCGCCGCCGGTCGAGGACCTGGATCAGCGACACCGGGGCCGCCGGGTCGTGGGACAGGCCGGTCATCTTTCCGTACGCCCAGTCGCGCCGGCCGCGTCCGCCGAGCAGCACCAGTCGGCGGTTGGTGATCAGGGCCACGCCGGCGTCGGTGGCCCGGACGCCGTCGGGGAGCCGGTGGCGCAGTGGCGCCGGCAGCGGCTCGACGGTCAGGTCGGGTGCGGGCAGCACCGTGGCGTGCCGGACCTCGACCAGTTGCGCGGCGGGCAGTGCCCAGAAGACCACCTCGCCGGGGGCGAGTTCCAGG comes from Micromonospora purpureochromogenes and encodes:
- a CDS encoding VOC family protein, which gives rise to MEQRISLITLGVADLPRARTFYERLGWRGQEVEETVFFQAGGLALVLWGREKLAADAGVPDTGPGCLTLAQNVRSRAEVNAVLATAERAGARITRPAAETFYGGYAGFFTDPDGHVWEIAWNPGFPLAEDGTLTLPDFS